One segment of Gemmatimonadota bacterium DNA contains the following:
- a CDS encoding M28 family peptidase: MRRLFLPVLFLAAACRDAAPPTREFNGEVAFTYLARQVGFGYRIPGTPAHAATAAWLDSLLRTRADTLVVQAWSHASGKGDTLPMVNFVARFNPAARERVLFLAHWDTRPMSDNPNYTGPRTPVPGANDGASGVAVLLGMADALQQQPPTVGVDLLFVDGEDYADFHAEPNDVLIGSRYYAAHQPPGPKPLYAVLLDLVADRDLRLLPEGQSVLGAPEVVDLVWTVAKEVGHGAVFVNAPGQGPTLIDDHVELQKAGIRAIDVVDFSYGPDNSYWHTPADSLDKVSPQSLQVVGDVAMALIRRH; this comes from the coding sequence ATGCGCCGCCTCTTCCTGCCCGTCCTGTTCCTGGCCGCCGCCTGCCGCGACGCCGCGCCGCCCACCCGCGAGTTCAATGGCGAGGTGGCCTTCACCTACCTCGCGCGCCAGGTCGGGTTCGGCTACCGGATTCCCGGCACGCCCGCCCACGCCGCCACCGCCGCGTGGCTCGACTCGCTGCTCCGCACCCGGGCCGACACCCTGGTGGTGCAGGCCTGGAGCCACGCCTCCGGGAAGGGCGACACCCTGCCGATGGTGAACTTCGTGGCCCGCTTCAATCCGGCGGCGCGGGAGCGGGTGCTGTTCCTGGCGCATTGGGATACCCGGCCGATGTCCGACAACCCGAACTACACCGGTCCGCGGACGCCGGTCCCCGGCGCCAACGACGGCGCCTCCGGCGTGGCGGTGCTCCTCGGCATGGCCGACGCGCTCCAGCAGCAGCCGCCCACGGTCGGGGTGGACCTGCTGTTCGTGGACGGGGAGGACTATGCGGACTTCCACGCCGAGCCGAACGACGTGCTGATCGGGTCGCGGTACTACGCCGCGCACCAGCCGCCGGGCCCCAAGCCGCTGTACGCCGTGCTGCTCGACCTGGTGGCCGACCGGGACCTCCGGCTGCTGCCCGAGGGCCAGTCGGTGCTCGGGGCGCCGGAGGTGGTGGACCTGGTGTGGACGGTGGCCAAGGAGGTCGGCCACGGCGCCGTGTTCGTGAACGCGCCGGGGCAGGGTCCCACGCTGATCGACGACCACGTGGAGCTGCAGAAGGCCGGCATCCGGGCCATCGACGTGGTGGACTTCTCCTACGGCCCCGACAACAGCTACTGGCACACCCCCGCGGATTCGCTCGACAAGGTGAGCCCGCAGAGCCTGCAGGTGGTGGGGGATGTGGCCATGGCGCTGATCCGCCGGCACTAG
- a CDS encoding helix-hairpin-helix domain-containing protein has protein sequence MSPERRAVLLLLGLALLGQGVRVALGRPGVPPGQLLLQGGGPPGAPRAHRDSSLAHARPLAAGDRIDLDRAAAAEIARLPRVGPGLARAIVADRERRGPFGGLEGLDRVSGVGPGLLAAIAPHAAFSAAGRVAPVGGGDRTAVPVGAPPAPPAPAPGQAVVLDLNAATVAELEGLPFVGPYMAGQIVAFRDRHGPFPAVDSLVRVPGVGPATVARVRARLRVGGR, from the coding sequence ATGTCTCCCGAGCGGCGGGCCGTCCTCCTCCTGCTCGGCCTGGCGCTGCTCGGGCAGGGGGTCCGGGTGGCGCTGGGCCGGCCCGGGGTGCCCCCCGGCCAACTGCTGCTCCAGGGCGGCGGTCCCCCGGGAGCCCCCCGGGCCCACCGGGACTCGAGCCTGGCTCATGCCCGGCCCCTGGCCGCGGGCGATCGCATCGACCTGGACCGGGCGGCGGCGGCGGAGATCGCCCGGCTCCCCCGGGTCGGGCCCGGCCTGGCCCGGGCCATCGTCGCCGATCGGGAGCGACGGGGGCCCTTCGGCGGCCTCGAGGGGCTCGATCGGGTCTCTGGGGTGGGCCCGGGCCTCCTCGCGGCGATCGCCCCGCACGCGGCCTTCTCGGCCGCCGGGCGCGTGGCGCCGGTCGGGGGTGGGGACCGGACGGCGGTGCCGGTCGGCGCGCCGCCAGCGCCCCCGGCCCCCGCACCGGGCCAGGCCGTGGTCCTCGACCTGAACGCCGCCACCGTGGCGGAGCTGGAGGGGCTGCCCTTCGTCGGGCCCTACATGGCGGGTCAGATCGTGGCCTTCCGGGACCGGCATGGGCCCTTCCCGGCCGTGGACAGCCTGGTCCGGGTGCCGGGGGTGGGGCCGGCCACGGTGGCGCGGGTGCGGGCGCGGTTGCGGGTGGGGGGGCGGTAG
- the pilB gene encoding type IV-A pilus assembly ATPase PilB, translated as MATAAAGGNDRLGDILIREGLITRDQLGAALAEQKSSGHRLGYVLVKLGLIQELEITKVLARQYRMPAVDLTRFEVDPKMLKLIPSDFALKHVVLPLKREGRTLTVAMADPTQTGVLDDLKFITRYDLFPVIAGEYTLRNLIEKHYESSDEQMQTLLKEMESLGDSDVEVVEEKEDEAASQAQINDAPVVKLINGLLTDAVKRGASDIHIEPFEHEIRVRYRIDGALQEVMKPPVKMKAALTSRIKILSQLNIAERRVPQDGRLKLKMGNRVIDFRVSTLPCIYGEKIVMRILDKGNLTLDLSKFGFEKKAEDDLMRNILNPYGMVLVTGPTGSGKTTTLYSALSRVNTIETNIMTAEDPVEYNLMGINQVLVRNEIGLTFAAALKAFLRQDPNIIMIGEIRDLETGGIAIKAALTGHLVLSTLHTNDAPSTITRMIDMGIEAFNVASAVNLVVAQRLVRRICKDCKAPHTYTDEELKALGDNPAQYKDIPFMKGRGCDTCGGTGYKGRAGLYEVMALTPELRRLILRGGSVAEIRDQAVADGMLTLRMDGMKKVERGVTSLEEVIKETAG; from the coding sequence ATGGCGACTGCAGCGGCCGGAGGAAACGACCGGCTGGGCGATATTCTGATTCGTGAAGGGCTGATCACCCGGGACCAGCTCGGGGCGGCTCTCGCTGAGCAGAAGTCCTCCGGCCACCGCCTGGGATACGTCCTGGTCAAGCTGGGACTGATCCAGGAACTGGAGATCACCAAGGTGCTGGCGCGCCAGTACCGGATGCCGGCGGTGGATCTCACGCGGTTTGAAGTCGACCCGAAGATGCTCAAGCTGATCCCCTCGGACTTCGCGCTCAAGCACGTGGTGCTGCCGCTGAAGCGCGAGGGGCGCACGCTCACCGTCGCCATGGCGGACCCGACCCAGACGGGCGTGCTCGACGACCTCAAGTTCATCACCCGCTACGACCTCTTCCCCGTGATCGCGGGGGAGTACACCCTCCGCAACCTGATCGAGAAGCACTACGAGAGCTCCGACGAGCAGATGCAGACGCTGCTCAAGGAGATGGAGTCGCTCGGGGACAGCGACGTCGAGGTGGTGGAGGAGAAGGAAGACGAGGCGGCGAGCCAGGCGCAGATCAACGACGCGCCGGTGGTCAAGCTGATCAACGGGCTGCTGACCGACGCGGTGAAGCGCGGGGCGTCGGACATCCACATCGAGCCGTTCGAGCACGAGATCCGGGTGCGCTACCGGATCGACGGCGCGCTGCAGGAGGTCATGAAGCCGCCGGTCAAGATGAAGGCGGCGCTGACCTCGCGCATCAAGATCCTCTCCCAGCTCAACATCGCCGAGCGCCGGGTGCCGCAGGACGGCCGCCTCAAGCTCAAGATGGGCAACCGGGTGATCGACTTCCGGGTCTCGACCCTGCCCTGCATCTATGGCGAGAAGATCGTCATGCGGATCCTGGACAAGGGCAACCTGACGCTGGACCTGTCCAAGTTCGGCTTCGAGAAGAAGGCCGAGGACGACCTGATGCGGAACATCCTCAACCCCTACGGCATGGTGCTGGTGACCGGGCCGACGGGGTCGGGGAAGACGACGACGCTGTACTCCGCCCTGTCCCGGGTCAACACGATCGAGACCAACATCATGACGGCGGAGGACCCGGTCGAGTACAACCTGATGGGCATCAACCAGGTGCTGGTGCGGAACGAGATCGGGCTGACCTTCGCGGCGGCGCTGAAGGCGTTCCTGCGGCAGGACCCGAACATCATCATGATCGGCGAGATCCGCGACCTGGAGACCGGCGGCATCGCCATCAAGGCGGCGCTCACCGGCCACCTGGTGCTCTCCACCCTGCACACCAACGACGCTCCCTCGACCATCACCCGCATGATCGACATGGGCATCGAGGCCTTCAACGTGGCCTCGGCGGTGAACCTGGTGGTGGCGCAGCGGCTCGTGCGACGTATCTGCAAGGACTGCAAGGCGCCGCACACCTACACCGACGAGGAGCTCAAGGCGCTGGGGGATAACCCCGCGCAGTACAAGGACATCCCCTTCATGAAGGGGCGCGGGTGCGACACTTGCGGGGGGACGGGCTACAAGGGCCGGGCGGGGCTGTACGAGGTCATGGCCCTCACCCCTGAACTGCGCCGCCTGATCCTCCGGGGCGGCTCCGTGGCGGAGATCCGGGACCAGGCGGTCGCGGACGGCATGCTCACGCTCCGCATGGACGGCATGAAGAAGGTCGAGCGCGGGGTCACCTCGCTCGAGGAAGTCATCAAGGAGACGGCCGGATGA
- a CDS encoding type IV pilus twitching motility protein PilT gives MTINLRALLEEMIEKDASDLHVTAGERAKLRIDGDITNAAAPDVLTPKDTLALAYSVLTENQKKRFETEDELDFSFGIQNLARFRGNVFKQRGCVAMVVRMIPFNVRTFQDLGLPPVMAKLSEKPRGLILVTGPTGSGKSTTLAAVLDKINKERKGHIITVEDPIEFIHRHQQCIINQREVGTDTKSFANALKYALREDPDVILVGELRDLETMAACLTIAETGHLALATLHTNSAAESINRMIDVFPSNQQQQVRAQLAFVLEGVVTQTLLQKAKGRGRAMACEIMVCTPAIRALIRDDKVHQIYSALQSGKKHGMQTMNDSLFQLYMSREVTLEECLRASGDPNELMRMCGETPLEEQEMGDVQKGPAKPAGRR, from the coding sequence ATGACGATCAACCTGCGCGCGCTGCTCGAGGAGATGATCGAGAAGGACGCCTCCGACCTGCACGTCACCGCGGGGGAGCGCGCCAAGCTGCGCATCGACGGCGACATCACCAACGCCGCCGCCCCGGACGTGCTGACCCCCAAGGACACCCTGGCGCTGGCCTACTCGGTGCTGACCGAGAACCAGAAGAAGCGCTTCGAGACCGAGGACGAGCTCGACTTCAGCTTCGGCATCCAGAACCTGGCCCGCTTCCGCGGCAACGTGTTCAAGCAGCGTGGCTGCGTGGCGATGGTGGTCCGGATGATCCCGTTCAACGTGCGGACCTTCCAGGACCTGGGGCTGCCGCCGGTGATGGCCAAGCTGTCCGAGAAGCCGCGCGGGCTCATCCTGGTGACCGGCCCCACCGGGTCGGGCAAGTCCACCACGCTGGCGGCGGTGCTCGACAAGATCAACAAGGAACGCAAGGGCCACATCATCACGGTGGAAGACCCGATCGAGTTCATCCACCGGCACCAGCAGTGCATCATCAACCAGCGCGAGGTCGGGACCGACACCAAGAGCTTCGCCAACGCGCTCAAGTACGCGCTGCGCGAGGACCCCGACGTGATCCTGGTGGGCGAGTTGCGCGACCTCGAGACCATGGCCGCCTGCCTCACCATCGCGGAGACGGGCCACCTGGCGCTGGCCACCCTGCACACCAATTCCGCGGCGGAGTCGATCAACCGCATGATCGACGTCTTCCCGTCCAACCAGCAGCAGCAGGTCCGCGCCCAGCTGGCGTTCGTGCTGGAGGGCGTGGTGACCCAGACCCTGCTGCAGAAGGCCAAGGGCCGCGGCCGGGCCATGGCCTGCGAGATCATGGTCTGCACCCCGGCCATCCGGGCGCTGATCCGCGACGACAAGGTGCACCAGATCTACTCGGCGCTGCAGTCGGGCAAGAAGCACGGCATGCAGACCATGAACGACTCGCTGTTCCAGCTCTACATGAGCCGCGAGGTGACGCTGGAGGAGTGCCTCCGTGCCTCCGGCGACCCCAACGAGCTGATGCGGATGTGCGGCGAGACGCCGCTCGAGGAGCAGGAGATGGGCGACGTGCAGAAGGGTCCCGCCAAGCCGGCGGGCCGCCGCTAA